A window of Paenibacillus polygoni contains these coding sequences:
- a CDS encoding nucleoside hydrolase, whose amino-acid sequence MKRVIIDTDTAGDDTIAILTALHYFQVEGITITGGNVEFNQEVENALYTVQVAGKSGQVPVYKGIERPMLTLGTAQHRYVDDVHGDDGMGGAHFPKAVQRPETKHAVDYIIETVHANPGEIHILAIAPLTNIAMAIQKDPTIIPLIPHIYIMGGANNALGNITPAAEYNFYTDPEAARIVLHSGIPMTMVGWEMCTRYSVMDDADHEEIAALGTKGSQFFIDINKVVMQFNKEVHKLPGTTHPDTLLMAVAANESIMTKSGTYFVDVEAAGQYTRGYSVVDINGRLGQTPNVRVCEDIDREAFKQMLIDVLSAIN is encoded by the coding sequence ATGAAACGAGTGATTATTGATACGGATACGGCAGGAGACGATACAATAGCGATCCTGACAGCGCTCCATTATTTTCAGGTAGAAGGAATTACGATCACCGGGGGAAACGTGGAATTTAATCAGGAAGTAGAGAACGCACTATATACGGTACAAGTAGCAGGCAAAAGCGGACAAGTTCCTGTATATAAAGGGATCGAGCGTCCCATGCTTACCCTTGGAACAGCTCAGCACCGTTATGTCGATGATGTACATGGGGATGACGGCATGGGTGGAGCTCATTTTCCAAAAGCAGTTCAGCGTCCTGAAACCAAACATGCGGTAGATTATATCATTGAGACGGTACACGCAAATCCTGGGGAAATTCATATCCTAGCGATTGCACCGCTGACGAATATTGCTATGGCGATTCAAAAAGACCCTACGATTATTCCGCTTATCCCTCATATCTATATCATGGGCGGGGCGAATAATGCACTTGGTAATATCACGCCTGCAGCAGAATATAACTTCTATACCGATCCTGAGGCAGCACGAATTGTACTCCACTCTGGCATCCCAATGACGATGGTCGGCTGGGAGATGTGTACTCGTTATTCGGTGATGGATGATGCAGATCATGAAGAAATTGCGGCTCTAGGTACAAAAGGATCTCAATTCTTCATCGATATCAATAAAGTGGTTATGCAGTTTAATAAAGAGGTACATAAGCTTCCGGGCACAACACACCCAGATACGCTTCTAATGGCAGTGGCTGCGAATGAATCGATTATGACGAAGTCGGGCACCTATTTTGTCGATGTAGAAGCAGCAGGGCAATATACAAGAGGATACAGCGTTGTTGATATCAATGGTCGTCTTGGGCAAACCCCGAATGTACGTGTATGTGAAGATATAGATCGTGAGGCATTTAAACAGATGCTGATCGATGTATTATCGGCTATCAACTAA
- a CDS encoding DinB family protein translates to MLEMQSFIQHWNTHREVLHKLVELNQEGLAEFIPWDGSMSYGELALHIAGAMEMFANTVVRGEFTPPQANHEWTTMEDVRNLVHRYTESTSSLLASITEEQLQQEIALFGQKAPGFAILTRALDHEIHHKGQLFTFARVAGVSELPFFM, encoded by the coding sequence ATGTTAGAAATGCAAAGCTTTATCCAGCATTGGAACACCCACCGTGAAGTGCTACATAAACTCGTCGAACTAAATCAAGAAGGACTTGCTGAGTTTATACCATGGGATGGCAGCATGAGTTATGGAGAACTTGCTCTTCATATCGCCGGAGCGATGGAGATGTTTGCAAATACGGTGGTTCGCGGCGAATTTACGCCTCCACAAGCAAACCATGAGTGGACTACGATGGAAGATGTTCGTAACCTCGTGCATCGTTATACAGAATCTACATCCTCCCTGCTTGCTTCTATTACCGAAGAGCAGTTGCAACAAGAAATTGCTTTGTTCGGACAAAAAGCACCCGGCTTTGCGATTCTAACTAGAGCTCTTGACCATGAAATTCATCATAAGGGTCAGCTGTTCACCTTTGCTCGTGTAGCAGGAGTTAGTGAACTTCCTTTCTTTATGTAA